The genomic DNA TTTTGGTAATTCAATTCAATGCTTTGATTAAGATAAAAGTTTAAGCATGTTTTTCTCTATATTGTTCTTCTATAAATTACTTTGTTTTCAGAccaaccaaaaatacaacaaaaacaagtcaGAAGAATCAAAATGGAGTTCTCTATGAAATCTTCAACTCTAAAGGTAACACGATTTTAAACTATGACATCCTTCAAAACTTATGTTTTTAGTgagtttaatttaaaattttgaatgaaaaaacaaataaatgatatacctttttttctctttttctttacaaCAGATGATTCAAACAAGTTTTTGTATATTAGTAGTTTTGGCTATTAGTAGTTTTTCGATGATGGAATCTCGGGATCTAGACATCACAGGAAAGGCAAATGTTAAATATATGGCCTTGAATTGTCGAAAACATAGCGCAGTTTTAACCGAATTTGGAGCAGTTGGTGATGGAAAGACCTCGAACACGAAAGCGTTTAAAGAAGCCATAACCAAGCTTGCTCCAAAAGCGGCCGACGGCGGAGTGCAACTCATTGTTCCACCAGGGAAATGGCTAACGGGAAGTTTTAACCTCACAAGCCATTTTACTTTGTTCATCAAAAAAGGTGCAACTATTCTTGCTTCTCAGGTATGGTTTCCATCTTGTATTATACAAAAgtaaatttggataaaatattttgtgtaagGAATTAGTCAtttatttacaagttttttttatcttttggtttatataaaaaGGATGAATCCGAGTATCCAGTTGTTGCACCTTTGCCATCGTACGGACAAGGAAGAGATGCAGCAGGACCAACATTTGCTAGTTTAATCTCTGGCACAAACCTAACTGATGTTGTTATTACCGGTAAGATTAGCCAAAAAATGAATACAATGACATATCAAagctataacaaaaattatgaaCTATTTGACCATAATAAACTCAATACGTCtagtaattagtcaaatactaagaaaaatatatcatctAATAAAGAATCGTTAACGACCAAGAATCAAGGCTCTACTCTATAAGATCTTGaattatgtgtgtgtgtgtgttttttttttttggttaaaaagaaTTGATCGAATTTGTTTGGTTAGGTAACAACGGAACGATCAACGGGCAAGGGAAATACTGGTGGGTGAAGTACCGGAGTGGTGGATTTAAGTCGATCACGAGACCTTACACAATCGAAATCATATCCTCTAAAAACGTTCAGATCTCAGACATCACGATCATTGATTCGCCTGCATGGAACATTCATCCCGTGTATTGTAACAATGTTATTGTCAAAGGCGTTACCATTATTGCTCCTATCGATTCTCCTAATACCGATGGAATCAACCCGGGTAAGTCCATATATCCCACGTCGCATATATATTGAATAGTATATGTTCGTTTGTGTTTGCGTTTCTGTTTTCATGTTATAAGATTATAATCTTTGTATTCACGTGGCAT from Camelina sativa cultivar DH55 chromosome 7, Cs, whole genome shotgun sequence includes the following:
- the LOC104702906 gene encoding probable polygalacturonase is translated as MEFSMKSSTLKMIQTSFCILVVLAISSFSMMESRDLDITGKANVKYMALNCRKHSAVLTEFGAVGDGKTSNTKAFKEAITKLAPKAADGGVQLIVPPGKWLTGSFNLTSHFTLFIKKGATILASQDESEYPVVAPLPSYGQGRDAAGPTFASLISGTNLTDVVITGNNGTINGQGKYWWVKYRSGGFKSITRPYTIEIISSKNVQISDITIIDSPAWNIHPVYCNNVIVKGVTIIAPIDSPNTDGINPDSCTNTLIEDCYVVSGDDCIAVKSGWDQFGIKVGKPTQQLSIRRLTCISPDSAGIALGSEMSGGIKDVRIEDITLLQTQSAIRIKTAVGRGGYVKDIFARRFTMKTMQYVFWMSGAYNQHPVSGFDPKAMPQITNINYSDMTADNVTQPAKLDGLKNDPFTKICMSDINITLAPEPKKLLWNCTHISGVSSKVTPKPCSLLPERGAPVHCAFPVDKIPIESVVLKKCSA